Proteins encoded together in one Octopus bimaculoides isolate UCB-OBI-ISO-001 chromosome 24, ASM119413v2, whole genome shotgun sequence window:
- the LOC106877536 gene encoding tRNA (guanine(10)-N2)-methyltransferase homolog — MNSASVSRCRFLLHFANEHLDFRLPELHSVAEILGIPLKIKEYERQTKSPFLIVEVPSEDNVKQLLKRTILVRSAYELWAEGKTLESLNERLAKLSPEITEPYTSADSTFKIVVEAFNKKIPPKEKLEKIESLPWTELGLKGKIRLENPDHSFYLLEFYEDETGSHSALKPSSLYFGRFIAEGSRDQIRHYHLQNRCFIGNTSMDAGLSLIMANMGKAAKNKLVFDPFVGTGSLLVACAHFGSYVMGADLDYLLLHGKARPSRHNQKTRDSNESIRSNLIQYGVGHLYIDAIIADSSKHKLWRKNEIFDAIITDPPYGIREPAKKISPNNRRAQSPERCQNHLPLKTHYQLSDIFKDLLNFAAKHLVLNGRLVYWFPVYRSEYQDENVPIHPNLELVANSEQPLSTKVGRRLITMEKIKSYQENSEDSGSASVILDHYAKSTFRQKYFESY, encoded by the exons atgaattcgGCCAGCGTGTCCAGGTGCCGCTTTTTACTACATTTTGCAAACGAACATTTAGATTTCCGTCTACCA GAACTGCACTCAGTTGCAGAAATTCTGGGAATACCACTAAAGATCAAGGAATATGAAAGACAAACTAAG AGTCCATTTCTGATAGTCGAGGTACCATCTGAAGATAATGTGAAGCAGTTACTGAAGAGAACCATTTTGGTTAG gtcAGCATATGAACTGTGGGCCGAAGGGAAAACTCTAGAAAGCCTTAATGAACGCCTCGCCAAGCTAAGTCCAGAAATTACA GAACCATACACATCTGCAGACTCTACATTTAAAATTGTGGTAGAAGCATTCAATAAGAAAATTCCTCCAAAAGAAAAGTTAGAGAAGATTGAA TCCCTTCCTTGGACGGAATTAGGATTAAAAGGCAAAATACGACTGGAGAATCCTGACCACAGTTTCTACCTGTTGGAATTCTATGAAGATGAAACAGGAAGCCACTCTGCGCTGAAACCATCTTCTCTCTACTTTGGCCGATTC ATTGCTGAAGGAAGCCGAGACCAGATTCGACATTACCACCTGCAGAACAGATGCTTTATAG GTAACACCAGCATGGATGCTGGGTTATCCCTCATAATGGCTAACATGGGGAAGGCTGCCAAAAACAAGCTGGTATTCGATCCTTTTGTTGGAACAG GAAGTTTATTGGTGGCCTGTGCTCACTTTGGCAGTTATGTGATGGGGGCTGATTTAGACTATCTTCTTTTACATGGCAAAG cTCGACCATCTCGACATAATCAAAAGACAAGGGATTCAAATGAGAGCATCCGCTCTAATTTGATCCAATATGGTGTCGGCCATTTGTACATCGATGCCATTATTGCTGATTCTTCCAAACACAAACTCTGGCGGAAGAACGAAATCTTTGACGCCATCATCACAGACC CCCCCTATGGCATTAGGGAACCTGCCAAAAAAATCTCTCCAAATAACAGAAGAGCACAGTCACCTGAGAG ATGCCAGAATCACCTTCCATTAAAAACTCACTACCAACTCTCAGACATTTTCAAAGACCTGCTCAATTTTGCTGCCAAACATCTAGTCTTAAATGGCCGTCTAGTTTACTGGTTTCCTGTTTACCGTTCCGA GTACCAAGATGAGAATGTTCCAATTCACCCTAACCTTGAACTGGTCGCTAACTCTGAGCAACCACTCTCGACAAAAGTGGGGCGACGTTTAATTACCATGGAAAAGATCAAAAGTTACCAG GAAAACTCTGAAGATTCAGGATCAGCTTCAGTGATATTGGACCATTATGCAAAATCAACTTTCcgacagaaatattttgaatcaTATTGA